A genomic stretch from Bradyrhizobium sp. 195 includes:
- a CDS encoding invasion associated locus B family protein produces MGLSKSMARPATRQLDRLPALASLLAALVLLALHGLAHAQGAVRSVHGDWQIRCDTPPGAQSEQCALIQSVVAEDRSNAGLTVIVLKTADQKSRLMRVVAPLGVLLPSGLGLKLDNQDVGRAGFVRCLPNGCVAEVVMDDKLLGQLRAAKTATFIIFETPEEGIGFPLSLNGLGEGYDKLP; encoded by the coding sequence ATGGGGCTTTCGAAATCGATGGCAAGGCCGGCGACAAGGCAGCTTGACCGCCTCCCCGCGCTGGCCAGCCTGCTGGCTGCGCTCGTCCTTCTGGCGCTTCATGGCCTCGCCCATGCGCAGGGCGCGGTCCGCTCCGTCCATGGCGACTGGCAGATCCGCTGCGACACCCCGCCAGGCGCCCAGAGCGAGCAATGCGCCCTGATCCAGAGCGTGGTGGCGGAAGACCGCTCCAATGCCGGCCTGACCGTGATCGTGCTCAAGACCGCCGACCAGAAGAGCCGCCTGATGCGCGTGGTCGCGCCCCTGGGGGTCCTCTTGCCCTCCGGCCTCGGCCTCAAGCTCGACAACCAGGACGTCGGCCGCGCCGGTTTTGTCAGATGCCTGCCCAATGGCTGCGTGGCGGAGGTGGTGATGGACGACAAGCTGCTCGGCCAGCTCCGCGCCGCCAAGACCGCCACCTTCATCATCTTCGAGACCCCGGAAGAAGGCATCGGCTTCCCGCTCAGCCTGAACGGGCTCGGCGAGGGCTATGACAAGCTGCCGTAG
- the tldD gene encoding metalloprotease TldD, protein MTNPATTSLLDRANLDRDQIRNEVARGLAGADDGELFLEYSQTEALMFDNGRLKQATYDTSQGFGLRAVKDDAVGYAHSSDVSLPALIRAADAVAAVRGGYSGSFAAPPAHTNVRLYSDDNPLDAPGFETKVKLLAEIDAYLRDKDPRVRQVSVSLGATWQVVEILRPDGESYRDIRPLVRVNVSVVAGQGDRQESGSKGYGGRAGYAEFIESKNWRDAADGALREALVNLESIPAPAGEMDVVLGAGWPGVMLHEAVGHGLEGDFNRKKTSAFAGLMGQQVAAKGVTVVDDGTMASRRGSLSIDDEGTPTNRTVLIEDGVLVGYMQDRQNARLMNMKPTGNGRRQGYAHVPMPRMTNTYMLAGDRDPAEILASVKNGVFAANFGGGQVDITSGKYVFQCTEAYKIENGKLGAPLKGAMLIGNGPTDLHRIRMIGNDLALDTGIGTCGKNGQGVPVGVGQPSLLMERITVGGTGA, encoded by the coding sequence ATGACCAACCCTGCCACGACCTCCCTGCTCGACCGCGCCAATCTCGATCGCGACCAGATTCGCAACGAGGTCGCGCGCGGGCTCGCCGGCGCCGACGACGGTGAGCTGTTCCTGGAATACAGCCAGACCGAAGCGCTGATGTTCGACAATGGGCGTCTGAAGCAGGCGACCTACGACACCTCGCAAGGCTTTGGCCTGCGCGCGGTCAAGGACGACGCGGTCGGCTACGCGCATTCCTCCGACGTGTCGCTCCCCGCGCTGATTCGCGCTGCGGACGCGGTCGCGGCCGTGCGCGGCGGCTATTCCGGCAGCTTTGCGGCCCCGCCAGCGCACACCAACGTGCGGCTTTATAGCGATGACAACCCGCTGGACGCGCCGGGCTTCGAGACAAAAGTCAAACTGCTCGCCGAGATCGACGCTTACCTGCGCGACAAGGATCCGCGGGTACGGCAGGTCAGCGTCAGCCTCGGCGCGACCTGGCAGGTGGTCGAAATCCTGCGGCCTGACGGCGAGAGCTATCGCGACATCCGCCCGCTCGTGCGCGTCAACGTCTCCGTCGTCGCCGGCCAGGGCGATCGCCAGGAGAGCGGCAGCAAGGGTTATGGCGGCCGGGCCGGCTATGCCGAATTCATCGAGAGCAAGAACTGGCGCGACGCCGCCGACGGCGCGCTGCGCGAGGCACTGGTCAATCTGGAATCGATTCCGGCGCCGGCCGGCGAGATGGATGTCGTGCTTGGCGCCGGCTGGCCCGGCGTGATGCTGCATGAAGCGGTCGGCCATGGCCTCGAGGGCGACTTCAACCGCAAGAAGACGTCTGCATTTGCCGGCCTGATGGGCCAGCAGGTCGCGGCCAAGGGCGTCACCGTGGTCGACGACGGCACCATGGCCTCGCGCCGCGGCTCGCTGTCGATCGACGACGAGGGCACGCCGACCAATCGCACCGTGCTGATCGAGGACGGCGTCCTGGTCGGCTACATGCAGGACCGTCAGAACGCGCGCCTGATGAACATGAAGCCGACCGGCAACGGCCGCCGTCAGGGCTATGCCCATGTGCCGATGCCGCGCATGACCAACACCTACATGCTCGCGGGCGACCGCGATCCGGCCGAGATCCTCGCCTCGGTGAAGAATGGCGTCTTCGCCGCGAATTTCGGCGGCGGCCAGGTCGACATCACCTCGGGCAAATACGTGTTCCAGTGCACCGAGGCCTACAAGATCGAGAACGGCAAGCTGGGCGCGCCGCTGAAGGGCGCCATGCTGATCGGCAACGGGCCGACCGACCTGCATCGCATCCGCATGATCGGCAACGACCTTGCGCTCGATACCGGCATCGGCACCTGCGGCAAGAACGGCCAGGGCGTGCCTGTCGGCGTCGGCCAGCCCTCGCTGCTGATGGAACGCATCACGGTGGGTGGAACGGGCGCATGA
- the lepB gene encoding signal peptidase I — protein sequence MSVEEKVTVTPKRKSSGWGGQLVQLAGIVAAVFIAKGALAEPFYVPSGSMEPTLLIGDALLASKFPYGYGTSSLPIQISLPESGRVFAETPKQGDVVVFRWPGDRSQAWVKRVVGLPGDRIQMRQGQLFINDRPAELKPDGVGAAEDDNGGSEPAYRYVEKLPNGVSHLIFKMRDNGPLDNTQEVTVPAGHLFVLGDNRDNSSDSRVPLRSGGVGLLPIDNLIGRADAVLGSWDLGMRGQPVWTWLSGFRLARFFTAVH from the coding sequence ATGAGCGTGGAAGAAAAGGTCACTGTCACCCCCAAGCGGAAAAGCAGCGGCTGGGGCGGGCAGCTCGTTCAGCTCGCCGGCATCGTCGCCGCCGTCTTCATCGCCAAGGGCGCGCTCGCCGAGCCGTTCTACGTGCCGTCGGGCTCGATGGAGCCCACGCTGCTGATCGGCGATGCGCTGCTCGCCTCGAAATTTCCCTATGGCTACGGCACCTCGTCGCTGCCGATTCAGATCAGCCTGCCCGAGAGCGGCCGCGTATTCGCGGAGACGCCGAAGCAGGGCGACGTCGTGGTGTTTCGCTGGCCCGGCGATCGTTCGCAAGCCTGGGTCAAGCGCGTCGTAGGTCTGCCCGGCGATCGCATCCAGATGCGGCAGGGCCAGCTCTTCATCAACGACCGGCCTGCCGAGCTCAAGCCGGACGGCGTCGGTGCGGCTGAGGACGACAATGGCGGCAGCGAGCCCGCCTACCGTTATGTCGAGAAGCTGCCGAACGGCGTCTCGCATTTGATCTTCAAGATGCGCGACAACGGGCCGCTCGACAATACACAGGAGGTGACGGTGCCGGCGGGCCATCTCTTCGTGCTCGGCGACAACCGCGACAATTCCTCCGACAGCCGCGTGCCGCTGCGGTCCGGCGGCGTCGGCCTGTTGCCGATCGACAATCTGATCGGCCGTGCGGATGCGGTGCTCGGCTCCTGGGATCTCGGCATGCGCGGCCAGCCGGTGTGGACCTGGCTGTCCGGATTCAGGCTGGCACGGTTCTTCACCGCGGTGCATTAA
- a CDS encoding nucleotidyltransferase family protein: MNRDEFLALALRNPVNVAIVDELHRLGLPDAWLVSGCLVQTVWNVLTRRAIDHGIADYDVFYFDPDISWEAEDAVIRRLHARLAHLGVKVEIRNQARVHLWYPAKHGLPYPPLRSSREGIDRFLTQNTQVGVRRTHDGYEVYAPHGFDDVAGLIARPNPSPNFSAASYAIKTARWKALWPELTVIATE, from the coding sequence ATGAACCGTGACGAATTCCTCGCGCTCGCGCTGAGAAATCCCGTCAACGTCGCGATCGTCGATGAACTGCATCGCCTCGGGCTGCCGGATGCATGGCTGGTTTCCGGATGCCTGGTGCAGACCGTGTGGAACGTGCTCACGCGCCGCGCGATCGATCACGGCATCGCCGATTACGACGTGTTCTATTTCGATCCCGACATCTCGTGGGAGGCAGAGGATGCGGTGATCCGCAGGCTGCATGCGCGGCTCGCGCATCTCGGCGTCAAGGTCGAGATCCGCAACCAGGCCCGCGTGCATCTATGGTATCCCGCCAAGCACGGCCTGCCCTATCCGCCGCTGAGAAGCTCGCGCGAAGGCATCGATCGCTTTCTGACGCAGAACACGCAGGTCGGCGTCCGGCGCACGCACGATGGCTACGAAGTCTATGCGCCGCACGGCTTTGACGATGTCGCAGGGCTGATCGCGCGGCCGAATCCAAGCCCGAATTTTTCCGCGGCGAGTTACGCGATAAAAACCGCGCGCTGGAAAGCGCTGTGGCCGGAGCTCACCGTGATCGCCACAGAGTGA
- a CDS encoding PAN domain-containing protein has product MWKGRLTGAVMASVVACVTLLALACASVPVHAQTAFDRPGGDYFSTPVASGDPEDCALLCERDRRCRSWSFSYPDVEGGSAVCWLKNTVPTRVPGSCCISGVRGAGVIEPRVEGVETSIDRPGGDLRNFELKEGDGVEACKAACTADNKCRAFTYARPGYTGREARCFLKKEIKPPRRKAGFTSGVVR; this is encoded by the coding sequence ATGTGGAAGGGCCGCCTGACCGGGGCCGTCATGGCCAGCGTCGTGGCATGTGTCACGCTGCTTGCGCTCGCATGCGCGAGCGTGCCCGTACACGCCCAGACTGCGTTCGATCGGCCCGGCGGCGACTATTTCAGCACGCCGGTCGCCTCAGGCGATCCCGAGGATTGCGCGCTGCTGTGCGAGCGTGATCGCCGCTGCCGCTCCTGGAGCTTCAGCTATCCCGACGTCGAAGGCGGCTCGGCGGTGTGCTGGCTGAAGAACACCGTGCCGACGCGCGTGCCGGGCAGTTGCTGCATCTCCGGTGTGCGCGGCGCCGGCGTGATCGAGCCGCGGGTCGAGGGCGTGGAGACGTCGATCGATCGCCCCGGCGGTGATTTGCGCAATTTCGAATTGAAGGAGGGGGACGGCGTCGAGGCCTGCAAGGCTGCGTGCACCGCCGACAACAAATGCCGCGCCTTCACCTATGCCCGCCCCGGCTACACCGGGCGCGAGGCGCGCTGCTTCCTGAAAAAGGAAATCAAGCCGCCGCGCCGCAAGGCGGGGTTCACGTCGGGCGTGGTGCGGTAG
- a CDS encoding glutamate--cysteine ligase translates to MARDQIDMTPLQSREELVAWFEAGCKPPSEWRMGTEHEKTPFTLEGHRPVPYEGARGIGALLEGMKLLLGWEPIMEKGNIIGLYDVTGGGAISLEPGGQFELSGAPVENVHQTQGELMAHLAQVREIATPLGIGFLGLGMTPSWSRADIPVMPKGRYKIMTNYMPKVGQYGLDMMYRTCTVQTNLDFSSEADMVKKLRVSLALQPVATALFANSPFTEGKPNGFLSFRSEIWRDTDNARAGMMPWAFEDGMGFERYVDYALDVPMYFVKRDEDYIDVSGSSFRAFFDGRNNNLPGERPTLSDWANHLSTIFPEVRLKRYLEMRGSDGGPWGRLPALSAFWAGLLYDDVSLDAAWDLVKHWTAPERQALRDDVPRFGFKSRIKDRYLFEIAKECLVLAHAGLRRRGRIDQLGRDETRHLEPLDRIIDSGRTPAEEMLDKFNGPWKGSVEPAYADYAF, encoded by the coding sequence ATGGCGCGAGACCAGATCGACATGACGCCGCTGCAATCGCGCGAAGAGCTCGTCGCGTGGTTCGAGGCGGGCTGCAAGCCGCCGTCCGAGTGGCGCATGGGCACCGAGCACGAGAAGACGCCGTTCACGCTCGAAGGCCACCGTCCCGTGCCCTATGAAGGCGCGCGCGGCATCGGCGCGCTGCTCGAAGGCATGAAGCTCCTGCTCGGCTGGGAGCCGATCATGGAGAAGGGCAACATCATTGGCCTCTATGACGTCACCGGCGGCGGGGCGATCTCGCTCGAGCCCGGCGGACAATTCGAGCTGTCAGGCGCGCCGGTCGAGAACGTGCACCAGACCCAGGGCGAGTTGATGGCGCATCTGGCGCAGGTGCGCGAGATCGCGACCCCGCTCGGCATCGGCTTCCTCGGCCTTGGCATGACGCCGTCCTGGTCGCGCGCCGACATCCCGGTGATGCCCAAGGGCCGCTATAAGATCATGACCAATTACATGCCGAAGGTCGGCCAGTACGGCCTCGACATGATGTATCGGACCTGCACGGTGCAGACCAATCTCGACTTCTCCTCCGAAGCGGACATGGTCAAGAAGCTGCGCGTCTCGCTCGCGCTGCAGCCGGTCGCGACCGCGCTGTTCGCCAATTCGCCGTTCACCGAAGGCAAGCCGAACGGCTTCCTCTCCTTCCGCTCCGAGATCTGGCGCGACACCGACAATGCGCGCGCGGGCATGATGCCGTGGGCGTTCGAGGACGGCATGGGCTTTGAGCGCTATGTCGACTACGCGCTCGACGTGCCGATGTATTTCGTCAAGCGCGACGAGGATTACATCGACGTCTCGGGTTCCTCGTTCCGCGCCTTCTTCGACGGCCGCAACAACAACCTTCCCGGCGAGCGTCCGACGCTGTCGGATTGGGCCAACCATCTCTCGACGATTTTCCCGGAAGTGCGCCTCAAGCGCTATCTCGAGATGCGCGGCTCCGACGGCGGCCCGTGGGGCCGGCTGCCGGCGCTGTCGGCGTTCTGGGCCGGGCTGCTCTACGACGACGTGTCGCTCGATGCCGCATGGGACCTGGTGAAGCACTGGACCGCACCCGAGCGCCAGGCGCTGCGCGACGACGTGCCGCGCTTCGGCTTCAAGTCGCGGATCAAGGACCGTTATCTGTTCGAGATCGCCAAGGAATGCCTTGTTCTGGCACATGCGGGCCTGCGCCGGCGCGGCCGGATCGACCAGCTCGGCCGCGACGAAACGCGGCATCTGGAGCCGCTCGACCGTATCATCGATTCCGGCCGGACGCCGGCTGAGGAAATGTTGGACAAGTTCAACGGCCCCTGGAAGGGCTCGGTGGAACCAGCCTACGCGGACTACGCGTTCTAG
- a CDS encoding MarR family winged helix-turn-helix transcriptional regulator — MKRKPSTEATSAWIRLMRVQSRVLDCVEQDLKKAGFPPLAWYDALLELSRAPSGELRPVELERQMLIPQYSTSRLIDRLVDEGLASRRECKIDKRGQFVEITEAGRELQKRMWSAYSAAIEKYVGSKLSDADAVKLSGLLDRLGCSCGEMKLPPVANVNESTPSR, encoded by the coding sequence ATGAAACGCAAACCATCGACCGAGGCGACTTCCGCCTGGATCCGCCTGATGCGGGTGCAGAGCCGCGTGCTCGATTGCGTCGAGCAGGATTTGAAGAAGGCGGGGTTCCCGCCGCTGGCATGGTACGACGCGCTGCTCGAATTGTCGCGGGCGCCGTCGGGCGAGCTGCGGCCGGTCGAGCTCGAGCGGCAGATGCTGATCCCGCAATATTCCACCTCGCGCCTGATCGACCGCCTGGTCGACGAGGGCCTCGCCTCGCGGCGCGAGTGCAAGATCGACAAGCGCGGCCAGTTCGTCGAGATCACGGAAGCCGGCCGCGAGTTGCAGAAGCGGATGTGGAGCGCCTATTCGGCTGCGATCGAGAAATATGTCGGTTCGAAACTGTCCGATGCCGATGCCGTCAAGCTCAGCGGTCTGCTCGACCGCCTGGGCTGCTCGTGCGGCGAGATGAAACTGCCGCCCGTCGCCAACGTCAACGAAAGCACGCCGTCGCGATGA
- the gstA gene encoding glutathione transferase GstA codes for MKLYYSPGACSLSPHIALLEAGLPYELVKVDIRAKKLENGEDYLKLNPKGQVPALGLDSGEIVTEGPVIVQMIADQASAKALAPAHGSSERYKLLEWLNFLTSEVHKNFGPMFAPALNDEAKAFFRDRVMGKLTYIDGQLAGRDYLMGQQFTVADGYLFTMLTWADRMKFDLSAMPNLAAYKARVAARPQVQEALEKEGLAQAK; via the coding sequence ATGAAACTGTATTATTCGCCCGGTGCCTGCTCGCTGTCCCCCCACATCGCGCTCCTGGAAGCCGGCCTGCCCTATGAATTGGTCAAGGTCGATATCCGGGCCAAGAAGCTCGAAAATGGTGAGGATTATCTGAAGCTGAACCCCAAGGGCCAGGTCCCTGCGCTGGGCCTCGACAGCGGCGAGATCGTGACCGAAGGCCCGGTGATTGTCCAGATGATCGCCGATCAGGCATCGGCTAAGGCGCTGGCGCCGGCCCACGGCAGTTCCGAGCGCTACAAGCTGCTGGAGTGGCTGAATTTCCTCACGTCCGAGGTGCACAAGAACTTTGGGCCGATGTTCGCGCCGGCCCTGAACGACGAGGCCAAGGCCTTCTTCAGGGACCGCGTCATGGGCAAGCTGACATATATCGACGGCCAGCTCGCCGGCCGCGACTACCTCATGGGCCAGCAGTTCACGGTGGCCGACGGCTATCTGTTCACGATGCTGACCTGGGCCGACCGGATGAAGTTCGACCTCTCGGCGATGCCGAACCTTGCTGCCTACAAGGCCCGCGTCGCGGCCCGGCCGCAGGTGCAGGAAGCGCTAGAGAAGGAAGGGCTCGCGCAGGCGAAGTGA